From Azospirillum baldaniorum, the proteins below share one genomic window:
- a CDS encoding biliverdin-producing heme oxygenase — translation MGPVRQALREATRDIHERLDRAAVLRPLTSPTITVDEYRDALIALHGFNAPIERALGEGAERLDLLRADLAELGVDADSLPVAGSLPALDGLPARLAARYVLDGSAHGGRAMLPNVTRALGFDATRGARFLASAGIDMAGRWKALLARLESDLEAPESVQAACATAVALFAALEVWLDGLAAKAA, via the coding sequence TTGGGACCGGTACGGCAGGCGCTGCGCGAGGCGACCCGCGACATTCATGAACGGCTGGACCGGGCGGCGGTCCTGCGCCCGCTGACCAGCCCGACGATCACCGTGGACGAATACCGCGACGCCCTGATCGCCCTGCACGGCTTCAACGCCCCCATCGAGCGGGCGCTGGGCGAGGGGGCCGAGCGGCTGGACCTGCTGCGCGCCGATCTGGCCGAGCTGGGGGTGGACGCGGACTCATTGCCGGTGGCCGGGTCGCTGCCGGCGCTGGACGGCCTGCCGGCGCGGCTGGCGGCGCGCTACGTGCTGGACGGCTCCGCCCATGGCGGGCGGGCGATGCTGCCCAACGTCACCCGCGCGCTGGGCTTCGACGCCACGCGCGGGGCGCGCTTCCTGGCCTCGGCCGGGATCGACATGGCCGGCCGGTGGAAGGCGCTGCTCGCCCGGCTGGAGAGCGATCTGGAGGCGCCCGAGTCGGTGCAGGCGGCCTGCGCCACGGCGGTCGCCCTGTTCGCCGCGCTGGAGGTCTGGCTGGACGGGCTGGCGGCGAAGGCGGCGTGA